The genome window ACGGCTGTGGCCTGTATGGTAGaagagtttgattttcaattccAGGAAAcgtcatttttctttttgccaaaaacaaaaaaatgatcaTTATCTTTAATTGGACTCAATTACCTACCTTTTCTTATGACAATTGGATGTCTGATTGCAGCTATATTTAGCATGCAAGTTTGTCAACTCGACATTCGATATATACTTAAACTCGGGACATCATACTCATTTATAGAAATTTTTATCTTGACGACACGCGTGATTATAAAGATATTACTCTAAGTGATAATCGAATTGAAtacattttgagtttatataggTGATCACAAAAATATTACTCTAAGTGATAATCAATTTTAGTACATTTCGAGTTCATATGATTTGACTCGAGAGACGATCACCACTAGACTTTTATCCAAATGATTTTGATTGTAGCTATCGATTACATGAtttgtttaataaaaaaaacatatattatgtatcatattacaatttttttctaAACTTTAATTTTCTGAATCCAGGTAGAGTGATTATTCAGCTATGGGAAGCCGGGCCAAGAGATAATGATTTATGGGCCTCATATTTTTTTGGGCCAATCAAGTTATTATTGTTCCAGTGATAGATCGCGAATTCGGATTTGATCTCCAGGGAGCGAGAgtgagagggggagagaagaaGTTGCGCGGAAAAGTTAAGTCTGGCTTGGTTTGGGACTATGGAATTGGGCTTAAGATATCACTTACATCGACTGAAAGGCCCATTAGTGGCCCAATACGGTCCAAGAAGTTCCTAGGATACAGGCTGGACCAGTGGCCCATTTTGTTTTAAAAAGAGGCCCAGCTTTCAACTGTCACATCTCTATCAATATGGGCTTCGTAGTTCGTATTATGGATCACGGACTGAATCTCGCCGGTACCAGAAACTCTTGATGGACAATAGaacaaaaatctcacatcagtcTCGTATAACATAGTTGAGTTATTTATAAGCAACATCAGCTCCTTTTACATTGAATATGCGTTTTCTGAACCTAAGAACCAATGACAACAGCctatgaagaacaaattcatgCAAATCCGTGATCCATAACGGATAACTACTTCAACAAGTTATAACACGTTTGTAGAATTGGAGGGAGAGAAAAGTGTAATTCTATTATGTTTGCACCTAGCTAGTGTCACTTCTTGTGTTTGTGGGAGTGTTGTCTACATTATCTTTTGCATGAGGGGGGCTGAATAGAGAAAAGGTGGTCTACTAAGCTGTTGTTGCGTGCCATGATTGGCATCATTGTTCTCCAAAAAGGGCAAGGAGGCTTTGTCTTGGTCAACCATTCTACTAATTAATTACATGCCTCTCTCCCTCCTTTATATAATTCTCACACACTCGCAAAAAAAAAGCTTAGCGTGGAGTCTCCTGGTAGGTACATTATAAAGCTCAAATCCAACCAAGcctcaacatatatatatatatatatgtacaagtgaaagcatgtgtttatatatacatatatatcttctTATATATAATCAAGTGTAACAATCACAATAATATATagagaattttatttcttattaaaatcaaacatatggtgTCTCTACACTCATTTGGTGCAACGTGATTGGTCGAGCGTCTCATGGTGGAGTAGGGGTCCAAACTATTTTGACATGCacacattatatttttttttaaaaaaaaagtcttgaaAAGCTAGCTAGATAAGAACTAAAAAGGGACGAAGCTTTGTGACATGGTAGACGCTTTATATGGCAATATAACAAGCATGATGTGATCTGATAACTCTGTAATTTTCTAGCGTCTTGGAAATTTATTCATACTGAAATTCACCTCTAACGATTTGAAAGGTGTGTCACTTTAactctgttattttttttttctacacaTTATTCTGTCAGATTATTTAAATGGAATTTCAGACTCCTGTGAAATTAGAGGgtttctccattgagtgttgggATCAACAAATTAAGTGTGGATCGATTGGTCCACACTTTGTTAGTGTGAAAAGGTGGTGTCGTGGATGTAGGTGTTTGGCCAATAAGAGAATCATTTTTGGCACAAAACATTACATTCAAAAAGCAAATGAAAATGTGTCTCAGAaagataattataattatatctcctaaattaattaattaattagacaAACTTGATCGATCAGTTAACTCATAATTAATAGCTCTCTTTCCAAAATGACAAacttgaaaattaattaatgtgGGTAAGTACATCCGAGAGAGAGGGTCAAAGAAAATAGATAAATGAAATGAAGACAAAGCATGCTCAACAGACAGGAGCCATTGGTGCACCACGCATGCTAGACAATTAATGGGCCCACAAAGCCCACACCGAGGTGTTCCCATGCTTGACCACCACCCAATTTTATTAAATCACAGCCTCTTCTTCTTTCACTCTCAATGTTCTTAAATTCCTAGTACTTggtctccctctctctctctcttacatGTCTTTCTTATTCTCAACGAGATTCTCCTTTTCTATTgctttttgtgtgtgtgcttggtTGCCAATAAAATGGAAGAGAAGCAAATTAATCAATTGTGGAGGCCGGAGGGtgggtgtatgtatgtatgtatgtatatatatgttggtgtTCAAATATTCTTAAAGCATGTTTTAAAGTTGTCCTTTGGTCTCTACTACAATTGAACCACCTTTATTCTTTGATGGAGATACGACAAACTTAAACCCTATAACATGTATGCACCAACAAGAATTAGCAGAACTTCAAGTTATACTCCCTGGCATATATATAAAGTTCAAGTTCTAGTCCGTGCGATTTTCGGCTCAATCCGATCCAATATTATTAACAACTTTCTTAATGATCGTTATGTCCTAATTTCCACCCTGATCATACTTCTTTGGAAATGCATTGACCGTCCGATCCACATCATCTACTATTGCATGACAATTATCACAACACTATCTATGACGAGTCAttctcaaacattttttttggctTGTGAACCTTTGCACAACAAGACTTagttaactaaaaaaaaacaacacaagaaTTCTATATAATTCCCGCCAAATTCAGTCCAAGCAACGACTAGAAAATAAATTGCACCAAAAAAGGATCCTTACATTGGAATAAAAGTGACAACTTATTTGATCAAGACATCATTAATTAGCAGTTAAACCCCTTTCATTTAGAAGTACAAAACCTTATGGTATGTTATTTCTTTACTGATTTTGATTATAATCTAcccataaatattaattaacgTGGATATATCGATAAGTGTGAACATATTTGATACAAGAGTTACTAAGATTCCAACAGTTGGTATGCTAATTATCACAGCCGCTGAGTTGGATGCGCAGAAGTAAAGTGAATTCTTAAATTCCATATAATACACACGCAATCTTGTGCGTACAACTCAGTAATACCAACTATTGGGATCCCTATTATAACTATATTGGATGTGTAGATAAACAGAGAGAGTGGAGTTTCTGCACTCGTTCAAAACCATATTTTTACAAATTCAACGAAAATTTCTTCAAACATTCATAGTATACTACAAAGCATAAAACCCTCGTCATCTCTCcttcattataatatatatatatatatcttcattTATCATATACGCAGATACCAATATTATCACAGTCGGAGcttgaactcaagaactcatTAATGAACTGCTTATTGTTTCCTTCGTCTCTTGATGAACCAGAACCACTCTGCAATAACATGAGAGCTGCcatgtcatcattctcatttTCATATCTTTGATCTCCATGACTTAATTGAGATGCAACAAACTTGTCCAGAGCTCTCCAGTCAGTCACTTTGTTTGTGTTGCTGTAATTACCGTAACACCCTCTATTCATCTGTTCTTGATGAATATCATCTTCCTTGTTATTATTCTCCGATGATGAGATGAGTGATATTGAGCTCGACGGCCTCTTCATCAATGGCAGAGATGGGCTCTCAAGCTGAGGTAGCTGTACGAAGCTATCTGGTTGCTGGTGCATGACGAAGCTCATGTTCTCTGCTTCTAATTCTTGCTTGCATAATAAATTCTGAGCCAAAAAAATACTCTgcggctgctgctgctgctgccttgATATGTAGTCATTTGGGTCAATTACAGAACTTACTCCACTTGTTTCATCATAGAAGTAACTTGAATCCCACCCTTCAATGCTCTTGGCATGCCCAGTCGTTCTTTTCTTGAATGCGCGACAAACCACCCATCCTTCTTCCTACATAAATCCCAAAACAATGAATATTAATTTTACAGTGATTACAGGAATATACATCAACATTGATAACTCAGTTATCCTAATTGTTGAGTTGTAGACACATGATTTCATACGCACCAAgtgagataactgagatactaactgttgggatttttatcattttcgttaatTTTATACCTTCTTAACTGTTTAAGTTTTTAGACTAATTAGTGAACTATACAatattgtactcttttttttttgataagacaATATTGTACTCTTTGTTgaaggtttttctttttgtttgttaaaGTCTTAAAGAGAAGGGAAGTAGTGGTAGACAAGAGTCAAAGAACCAAAGGTAGTGAAGTAGAGGAGAAACGAAAGTTTCCTTTTGACAAATTGAAAGAGGAGAAAGGGCATCCAGAAAAGGGATGGTGGAGAAAGCTATTGCATGTGTGATTTGAAAAATGCTAATAGCTTTTGACTTGTAGAGAGATAGTGGTGGAAGTCATAGCTTCTAGACGACAAACATTCTTAGACTACAGAGAGTTAATGGTATGGAAATTAAAAGCAAAAGTAGCTAGGTCTTTTTTTCTCATGAGCTTCAAAGCAGATTGTATGTCGAAAAATCTATACACAACATCCAAAGTCTAAAACTAAAAGTTAGGTCTCATTAACCATTTTATATATGAACCACTAATCATCCTGTCCTAGCAAGCTTGAGAAGGAGAACTTTTTACTGTACAACCACTTTCCATACATGGAAATAATAGTAATTAATGGATTAATTCCTAATTAACTTTTTGTATATGTGTAGTAATTAGTTATATGAAGACAATCACATTCACCTTTaatgcaacaaatcaattgagaGATATTAATGTATGTTTTCTTGCCTGTGGGGGTCCATTCTCGTCGGATTCAAGCCGGTACTCATGCATTATCCAATCAGATTTCTGTCCATTTGGTGCTCTTCCTTTGTAGAAAACAAGTGTTTTTCTCATCCCAATTAGCTTTGCTTTGTCATACACAGCCTTGTCTCTTCCTGTTGCCTTCCAAAATCCTGCCATGGTTGCTCTATTTGTTCTTGTTCCGGTCGGATACTTCTTATCTTTGTGACTGAAGAAGTACCACTCACTCTGCTCCTCGTACCCGATCCGGCATTTATCTGCACCAGTTTCCATATTCGGATCTTATAAGAATTAATATGTGAACAACTTTACACATGTGAGTAAATAATCTAGGTTTT of Tripterygium wilfordii isolate XIE 37 chromosome 13, ASM1340144v1, whole genome shotgun sequence contains these proteins:
- the LOC120012365 gene encoding NAC domain-containing protein 37-like isoform X1; translation: MKILDKQTRWSEPVCAFATQRLCNHSLTKITARIMEPMESCVPPGFRFHPTDEELVGYYLRKKVASQKIDLDVIRDIDLYRIEPWDLQDKCRIGYEEQSEWYFFSHKDKKYPTGTRTNRATMAGFWKATGRDKAVYDKAKLIGMRKTLVFYKGRAPNGQKSDWIMHEYRLESDENGPPQEEGWVVCRAFKKRTTGHAKSIEGWDSSYFYDETSGVSSVIDPNDYISRQQQQQPQSIFLAQNLLCKQELEAENMSFVMHQQPDSFVQLPQLESPSLPLMKRPSSSISLISSSENNNKEDDIHQEQMNRGCYGNYSNTNKVTDWRALDKFVASQLSHGDQRYENENDDMAALMLLQSGSGSSRDEGNNKQFINEFLSSSSDCDNIGICVYDK
- the LOC120012365 gene encoding NAC domain-containing protein 37-like isoform X2, with translation MEPMESCVPPGFRFHPTDEELVGYYLRKKVASQKIDLDVIRDIDLYRIEPWDLQDKCRIGYEEQSEWYFFSHKDKKYPTGTRTNRATMAGFWKATGRDKAVYDKAKLIGMRKTLVFYKGRAPNGQKSDWIMHEYRLESDENGPPQEEGWVVCRAFKKRTTGHAKSIEGWDSSYFYDETSGVSSVIDPNDYISRQQQQQPQSIFLAQNLLCKQELEAENMSFVMHQQPDSFVQLPQLESPSLPLMKRPSSSISLISSSENNNKEDDIHQEQMNRGCYGNYSNTNKVTDWRALDKFVASQLSHGDQRYENENDDMAALMLLQSGSGSSRDEGNNKQFINEFLSSSSDCDNIGICVYDK